In the genome of Candidatus Bathyarchaeota archaeon, one region contains:
- a CDS encoding C1 family peptidase, with product MKMGYWTKRLLNLLTLGLRFKPWSIYFCLECGKWVSRTHTHRRKFKKHRVYAFGWKKDPRDPRDLVWSRLFRTPRSLPERVDLRFKESPILDQGNEGACVGFAGAALKNWYEIAQKDYPAKEQGLSPRCIYNLARALEGRLNEEGAYLRDALKGLQTFGTCTEAYWPYRPWVDSGVDPRWKIPVEKAEPWRIRSYVRLETVDEVLQALASGLPVYAGVPWCSNWMSTDASGKLPRGDMRIVGGHAILFLGYDLKEGRLLLQNSWGKGWGARGCAWMIIDDLKKLHGSSDFWTVVDLEPPSPPGPEPEPPKPDNRKICDILDAVIAEAVRLKGVFKCDEGGGRV from the coding sequence ATGAAAATGGGATACTGGACCAAGCGCCTCCTAAACCTCTTAACGCTAGGGCTTAGATTCAAGCCGTGGAGCATCTACTTCTGCCTGGAGTGCGGGAAGTGGGTCAGCCGAACCCATACGCACCGCCGAAAATTTAAAAAGCATAGAGTATACGCCTTCGGCTGGAAAAAGGATCCTAGAGACCCTAGGGACCTGGTCTGGTCCAGGCTCTTCCGCACCCCAAGGAGCTTGCCGGAGAGGGTGGACCTCCGCTTCAAGGAGTCGCCGATCCTAGACCAGGGGAACGAGGGGGCCTGCGTGGGCTTCGCCGGAGCAGCCCTGAAGAACTGGTACGAGATAGCCCAGAAGGACTACCCGGCGAAAGAGCAGGGGCTTAGTCCCCGCTGCATCTACAACCTGGCTAGGGCCCTGGAGGGCCGCTTAAACGAGGAGGGCGCCTATCTCCGGGATGCCCTAAAAGGATTGCAGACATTTGGGACCTGCACCGAGGCCTACTGGCCCTACCGGCCCTGGGTGGACAGCGGCGTGGATCCCCGCTGGAAGATCCCCGTGGAGAAGGCGGAGCCTTGGCGGATCAGAAGCTACGTCCGCCTCGAAACCGTGGACGAGGTCCTACAGGCCTTAGCGTCAGGCCTACCCGTTTATGCGGGGGTGCCCTGGTGCAGCAACTGGATGAGCACGGACGCTTCGGGTAAGCTCCCCCGCGGGGACATGCGGATCGTGGGCGGCCATGCCATCCTGTTTTTGGGCTACGACTTGAAAGAGGGGAGGCTCCTCCTCCAGAACAGCTGGGGTAAGGGCTGGGGCGCCCGCGGCTGCGCCTGGATGATCATCGACGATTTGAAGAAGCTACATGGTTCATCGGACTTCTGGACCGTCGTGGATTTGGAGCCGCCCAGCCCGCCTGGGCCTGAGCCGGAGCCTCCGAAGCCGGACAACCGGAAGATATGCGATATATTGGATGCAGTCATCGCCGAGGCCGTGAGGCTCAAGGGAGTATTCAAGTGCGACGAGGGTGGAGGGAGGGTTTGA